The following are from one region of the Sulfurimicrobium lacus genome:
- a CDS encoding type II toxin-antitoxin system RelE/ParE family toxin, which produces MSYEFLFPPDSSVTEISPYLSGLQRCFYPYRYHGAIIGASQVIVIVRGAPPDVELHARTFFWNRLDKCTQYTYIKNMKSMFVELPSFSRYRADYLDDEGFRGLQSELMKNPAAGDVIEGTGGLRKVRHSDPRRGKGKRGGLRVIYFWWEAGRQFWLFTLYNKDEMDDLSAKERKALREMLKLELEARR; this is translated from the coding sequence TTGTCGTACGAATTCCTGTTCCCGCCTGATTCATCCGTCACTGAGATCTCCCCGTATCTTTCCGGCTTGCAGCGATGCTTTTATCCCTACCGTTATCATGGCGCGATTATCGGCGCCAGCCAAGTGATAGTTATCGTTCGCGGCGCTCCTCCTGATGTGGAGCTTCACGCCAGAACTTTTTTCTGGAATCGGCTTGATAAGTGTACGCAATATACGTATATTAAAAACATGAAATCCATGTTTGTTGAACTTCCTTCTTTCTCACGCTACCGGGCTGATTACCTGGACGATGAAGGGTTCCGTGGCCTGCAGAGTGAACTCATGAAAAACCCAGCGGCGGGTGACGTGATCGAGGGAACCGGAGGATTGCGCAAGGTGCGCCATTCCGACCCAAGGCGCGGGAAGGGAAAGCGAGGCGGGTTGCGGGTGATCTATTTCTGGTGGGAAGCGGGCCGCCAGTTCTGGCTGTTCACCCTGTACAACAAGGACGAAATGGACGACCTGAGCGCGAAGGAAAGAAAGGCGCTCAGGGAAATGCTGAAACTGGAACTGGAGGCAAGGCGATGA
- a CDS encoding integrase core domain-containing protein, with protein sequence MDEKILFIADHLREPGSFSQLCERYGISRKTGYKWVERYQSAGLEGLEERSRRPHAVANKIPYAIRKAIMELRRQGRDPLGPKKIQALLSQRFPDQPTPSKTTIYNVLKREGMLEPKRRRRRVQPSPHRLTPASAPNELWSADFKGQFKMGNGRWCYPLTVMDHASRYLLGCQGLDGTRFVESQAVFKRLFQEYGLPNRMRTDNGVPFASTATGGLSHLSVWWIRLGIVPERIEPGQPQQNGRHERMHRTLKLAVTHPPSANLSAQQGQFDRFRVDYNEQRPHEGLEQHSPQSCYRPSSRAYPQHLPELEYPGYFQRQKVSANGLAYWTGRRIYIGYLLAGEWVGLEEVGDGVWAVYFGPVRLGSFDERQTKGRLNDYLTLKV encoded by the coding sequence ATGGACGAGAAGATACTGTTTATTGCCGACCACCTACGCGAACCTGGCAGCTTCAGCCAGCTCTGTGAACGCTATGGCATTAGCCGCAAGACGGGCTACAAATGGGTCGAACGCTACCAGTCTGCGGGCCTTGAAGGCCTTGAAGAGCGTAGCCGCCGACCTCATGCCGTAGCTAACAAAATCCCTTACGCCATTCGCAAAGCTATCATGGAACTACGCCGCCAGGGACGCGATCCACTGGGGCCGAAGAAGATCCAGGCGCTGCTGTCACAGCGTTTTCCTGACCAACCCACTCCCTCGAAGACGACCATCTATAACGTGCTCAAGCGCGAAGGCATGCTTGAACCCAAACGGCGCCGACGGCGGGTCCAGCCGTCACCCCACCGTCTAACGCCTGCCTCGGCTCCCAACGAGCTGTGGAGCGCTGACTTCAAGGGCCAGTTCAAGATGGGTAATGGCCGTTGGTGTTACCCCTTGACCGTCATGGATCACGCCAGCCGTTACCTTCTCGGTTGCCAAGGGTTAGACGGCACCCGCTTCGTGGAAAGCCAGGCTGTCTTCAAGCGGTTGTTCCAAGAATATGGCTTGCCCAATCGCATGCGCACCGATAACGGAGTGCCCTTCGCCAGCACGGCGACGGGCGGCCTATCGCATCTCTCCGTATGGTGGATTCGACTCGGCATTGTGCCGGAACGCATTGAACCAGGGCAGCCACAGCAGAACGGCCGTCATGAGCGCATGCACCGCACCCTCAAGCTGGCTGTAACGCATCCGCCCTCTGCGAACCTGTCAGCCCAGCAGGGGCAATTCGACCGCTTCCGTGTGGACTATAACGAGCAACGTCCTCATGAAGGACTGGAGCAACACAGCCCCCAGAGTTGCTACAGACCCTCGTCGCGAGCCTACCCGCAACACTTGCCGGAGTTGGAATACCCTGGCTATTTCCAGCGCCAGAAAGTGTCTGCAAATGGCTTGGCTTACTGGACTGGCCGACGAATCTACATTGGCTATCTGCTAGCCGGGGAATGGGTTGGCCTGGAAGAGGTGGGCGATGGTGTCTGGGCGGTGTATTTCGGGCCAGTGCGCCTTGGCTCGTTTGACGAACGCCAGACCAAAGGGCGATTAAATGATTATTTGACACTCAAAGTGTAA
- a CDS encoding glutathione S-transferase family protein, with amino-acid sequence MTPPTLVIGNKNYSSWSLRPWLFMKKSGVAFEEIRIPLYQPGSVEKQRQYSPTGLVPLLVDGDLKVWDSLAICEYVSEKFLDGKGWSADLQARAVARAVSAEMHSGFQAVRANLPMNLKAEFPWKFISDEVDAGIRRIAEIWTQCRERYGASGPWLFGEFSIADAMYAPVAWRFKSYGVPLEGVAERYLNTLLAMEEMQAWHADALGETEVLPQCEARDIWPQ; translated from the coding sequence ATGACTCCCCCCACCCTGGTCATCGGCAACAAAAACTACTCCTCCTGGTCCCTGCGTCCCTGGCTGTTCATGAAGAAGAGCGGCGTGGCCTTCGAGGAAATCCGCATCCCGCTATACCAGCCGGGCTCGGTCGAGAAGCAGCGCCAATATTCACCCACCGGCCTGGTCCCCCTGCTGGTGGATGGAGACTTGAAAGTGTGGGATTCCCTGGCGATCTGCGAATACGTTTCAGAAAAATTTCTCGACGGCAAGGGCTGGTCCGCCGACCTTCAGGCGCGCGCCGTGGCCCGCGCCGTCAGCGCCGAGATGCATTCCGGCTTCCAGGCGGTGCGCGCCAACCTGCCCATGAACCTGAAGGCCGAATTTCCCTGGAAATTCATCAGCGACGAGGTGGACGCAGGCATCCGTCGCATCGCCGAAATCTGGACTCAGTGCCGCGAGCGATACGGCGCGTCCGGGCCCTGGCTGTTCGGCGAGTTCTCCATCGCCGACGCCATGTACGCACCGGTGGCCTGGCGCTTCAAAAGCTACGGCGTGCCCCTGGAGGGCGTGGCGGAACGCTACCTGAACACACTCCTGGCAATGGAGGAAATGCAGGCATGGCATGCCGACGCCTTGGGTGAAACCGAGGTACTGCCCCAATGCGAAGCACGGGATATCTGGCCGCAATAA
- a CDS encoding ferredoxin family protein, with translation MIKVEEKLFQNRYRVDAGRPHVNIRQPDVCAHECKTQQCTVCCPAGCYTLEGNGRVVLISDGCLECGTCRIICDEHRNVDWEYPRGGYGILFKFG, from the coding sequence ATGATCAAAGTCGAGGAAAAACTGTTCCAGAACCGCTACCGCGTCGACGCGGGCCGGCCGCACGTCAACATCAGGCAGCCGGACGTCTGCGCCCACGAGTGCAAGACGCAGCAATGCACCGTGTGCTGTCCCGCGGGATGCTACACCCTGGAAGGCAACGGCCGCGTGGTGCTGATCTCCGACGGCTGCCTGGAGTGCGGCACCTGCCGCATCATTTGCGACGAACACCGCAACGTGGACTGGGAATACCCGCGCGGCGGCTACGGCATCCTGTTCAAGTTCGGCTAA
- a CDS encoding DUF3800 domain-containing protein has translation MNVYIDESGSFVNASTIGKWNAVAALAVPEAGRKKLDVLVRQLKLQSAGPAAKEVKLNEVREDHYFRFLAAVAKLNAIVFCTATDAGRNTHERVAEHQQFQVNGVLKHLDKMRYEGGRRGVELMASQLRNLSPQLYVQLVCQINLMYDVVSRSILYFAQQNPSTLREFRWRVDQKNSARPDFEEAFEKLSPALLQSRSIEEPIMMVRGFNYSFMAQYEYPDGKPPEYLREDYGIEVENAFDIQKLVRGNMTFMDSKDSPGIQAVDLIVSGIRRCLRGGFSRNELASIYLGKLMLQAVHNGPSLNLVTFGAEAPLPMETDRVVKLMSANSRQMIK, from the coding sequence GTGAACGTCTATATCGACGAGTCGGGATCGTTTGTGAACGCGTCAACCATTGGCAAGTGGAATGCCGTGGCTGCGCTCGCCGTGCCAGAGGCAGGGAGAAAGAAGCTTGACGTCCTCGTTCGACAACTGAAGCTGCAAAGCGCTGGCCCGGCCGCCAAAGAGGTCAAGCTCAATGAAGTCCGTGAAGACCACTATTTCCGATTCTTGGCCGCAGTAGCAAAACTCAACGCAATTGTGTTTTGCACGGCAACAGACGCCGGACGCAACACCCATGAACGTGTTGCCGAGCATCAACAGTTTCAAGTCAATGGTGTGCTGAAACACCTCGATAAAATGAGGTACGAAGGGGGACGTCGCGGTGTAGAACTGATGGCGTCTCAACTCAGAAATCTATCGCCGCAGTTATATGTGCAGCTTGTCTGCCAGATCAATCTGATGTACGACGTTGTCAGTCGATCAATTTTGTATTTTGCCCAACAAAACCCAAGCACTCTCCGCGAGTTCAGGTGGCGAGTCGATCAGAAGAATAGTGCTCGACCCGACTTCGAGGAAGCATTTGAAAAGCTTAGCCCTGCTTTGCTTCAAAGCAGATCGATTGAGGAACCCATCATGATGGTGCGAGGCTTCAACTACAGCTTCATGGCTCAGTACGAATACCCTGATGGAAAGCCTCCTGAATACCTTAGGGAGGACTACGGCATCGAGGTAGAAAACGCCTTCGATATACAGAAGCTCGTCCGAGGAAACATGACGTTCATGGACTCAAAAGACTCACCTGGCATTCAGGCGGTCGACCTCATTGTCTCTGGCATCAGGCGCTGCTTACGTGGGGGTTTTTCCCGCAATGAGCTTGCGTCGATTTACCTTGGAAAGCTGATGCTACAGGCTGTTCACAATGGCCCATCACTTAACCTTGTCACATTTGGCGCTGAGGCACCGCTCCCGATGGAGACCGATCGCGTTGTGAAACTTATGTCAGCGAATAGCCGACAAATGATCAAGTAG
- a CDS encoding 3'-5' exonuclease family protein → MTHEGIPLVFVDLETTGATAATDRITEIGIVEVSVEGVSEWSSLVNPGVPISSFIERLTGISDAMVAGAPTFAELAEEVLARLQGRLFVAHNARFDYGFLRSEFKRAGYDFRATVLCTVKLSRKLFPQHFKHSLDTLIERYGLSAAGRHRALADAQLIHQFWQRIHCDLPHETIADAVTLLTAQPVVPPQLDAGLVEEMPQGHGVYIFYGADDAPLFAGKSSNVRKRVLAHFAAPGDAALCAEIRRVEWIESAGPVGALLQEAALLRRLHPAHNRPARHGDEELCAWRLVEQAAGRFVPELVFADQADFARDENLYGLFSSQKEARKRLQDLARAHHLCLSVLELEALPPGAPCSAHEAGRCLGACVGKEDVSLHSARLMAALAKLKTTPWPFPGAALLLEGEEGYVREAHVVDGWCYLGTARAEGEVEALLEGARPRFERDTYKILSKFIERMQAVG, encoded by the coding sequence ATGACGCACGAAGGCATCCCGCTGGTCTTCGTCGACCTCGAAACCACCGGCGCCACGGCGGCGACGGACCGCATCACCGAAATCGGCATTGTCGAGGTCAGCGTGGAGGGCGTGAGCGAATGGAGCAGCCTGGTCAATCCGGGCGTGCCCATCTCGTCCTTCATCGAGCGCCTGACCGGCATCAGCGACGCCATGGTGGCGGGTGCGCCGACTTTCGCCGAGCTCGCGGAAGAAGTGCTGGCGCGGCTGCAGGGCCGGCTGTTCGTCGCCCACAACGCGCGCTTCGATTACGGCTTCCTGCGCAGCGAATTCAAGCGCGCCGGCTACGACTTCCGCGCCACGGTGCTGTGCACGGTCAAGCTCTCGCGCAAGCTGTTCCCGCAGCACTTCAAGCACAGCCTGGACACCCTGATCGAGCGCTACGGGCTGTCCGCGGCGGGGCGTCACCGGGCGCTGGCCGACGCGCAGCTGATCCACCAGTTCTGGCAGCGTATCCATTGCGACCTGCCGCACGAAACCATCGCCGATGCGGTGACCCTGCTCACCGCGCAGCCCGTCGTCCCGCCGCAACTGGATGCCGGCCTGGTGGAGGAAATGCCGCAGGGCCACGGTGTTTATATTTTCTACGGCGCGGACGATGCGCCGCTCTTCGCGGGCAAGAGCAGCAATGTCAGGAAGCGCGTGCTGGCGCACTTCGCCGCGCCGGGGGATGCCGCCCTCTGCGCGGAGATCAGGCGGGTCGAGTGGATCGAAAGCGCCGGGCCGGTCGGTGCGCTGCTGCAGGAAGCGGCGCTGCTGCGCAGGCTGCATCCCGCGCACAACCGCCCGGCGCGCCACGGCGATGAGGAGCTGTGCGCCTGGCGCCTGGTCGAGCAGGCAGCAGGCCGCTTCGTGCCCGAGCTGGTATTTGCCGACCAAGCGGATTTCGCGCGCGATGAAAACCTCTACGGCCTGTTTTCTTCGCAGAAGGAAGCGCGCAAGCGGCTGCAGGACCTCGCCCGCGCCCACCACCTTTGCCTCTCCGTGCTGGAGCTGGAGGCGTTGCCGCCCGGCGCGCCTTGCTCGGCCCATGAAGCCGGCCGCTGCCTCGGCGCGTGCGTGGGGAAGGAGGATGTTTCGCTGCACAGCGCCCGCCTCATGGCGGCGCTGGCCAAGCTGAAAACCACGCCCTGGCCGTTCCCAGGCGCGGCGCTGCTGCTCGAAGGGGAAGAGGGCTACGTGCGCGAAGCCCACGTGGTCGACGGCTGGTGCTACCTCGGCACGGCGCGCGCCGAGGGCGAGGTCGAGGCCTTGCTGGAAGGCGCCCGGCCGCGCTTCGAGCGCGATACCTACAAGATATTGAGCAAGTTCATCGAGCGTATGCAGGCGGTCGGTTAG
- a CDS encoding (2Fe-2S) ferredoxin domain-containing protein encodes MAKPEKHLFVCNQNRGPGHPRGSCTQSGCASVMDELMFEFQKRDLMGKFQITVTGCLGPCGSGPSVLVYPEGVMYGRVGKEDVATIIDEHLIGGKPVERLTLPAELW; translated from the coding sequence ATGGCAAAACCCGAAAAACACCTTTTCGTCTGCAACCAGAACCGTGGCCCCGGCCACCCGCGCGGCTCCTGCACCCAGTCCGGCTGCGCCAGCGTGATGGACGAACTCATGTTCGAGTTCCAGAAGCGCGACCTGATGGGCAAGTTCCAGATCACCGTCACCGGCTGCCTCGGCCCCTGCGGCTCGGGCCCGAGCGTGCTGGTCTACCCGGAAGGGGTGATGTACGGCCGGGTCGGCAAGGAAGACGTGGCCACCATCATCGACGAGCACCTGATCGGCGGCAAGCCGGTGGAAAGGCTGACGCTTCCCGCCGAACTGTGGTGA
- a CDS encoding FAD-dependent monooxygenase produces the protein MSEKFDAIVVGAGPSGNAAAFTLAKAGLNVLQLERGESAGSKNVQGAILYADALERMIPDFRDSAPLERHIIEQRMWVMDDDSFIGTHYRSEGFNKEPYNRYTIIRAQFDKWFSGKVQEAGALLVCETTVTSLLRDDKNRVVGVQVDREGGTIYADVVILADGVNSLLAKKADFHPELEPKNVALAVKEIHFMPQEVLQERFNIGEEEGVVIELFGKITNGMMGTGFLYTNKESIAIGVGCMLSDFKDQQTTPYALLEQLKEHPSIKPLLAGGEMKEYTAHLIPEGGYKAIPKIYGDGWMIVGDSGMFVNAVHREGSNLAMTTGRLAAETVIEMKTAGKDMTSANLAEYRKKLDESFVIKDLKKYQEMPEIFHHNRQFFTTYPELVNRSAHNMLHVDGVDKKTKEREIFSSFKQKRSLFGLMGDAYKLWRAFR, from the coding sequence ATGAGTGAAAAATTCGACGCAATCGTGGTGGGCGCCGGTCCATCCGGCAACGCCGCCGCCTTTACCCTGGCCAAGGCCGGGCTCAACGTGCTGCAGCTGGAGCGGGGCGAAAGCGCCGGCTCCAAGAACGTGCAGGGCGCCATCCTCTACGCCGACGCGCTGGAGCGCATGATCCCGGATTTCCGCGACAGCGCACCGCTGGAGCGCCACATCATCGAGCAGCGCATGTGGGTGATGGACGACGACTCCTTCATCGGCACCCACTACCGCTCCGAGGGCTTCAACAAGGAACCCTACAACCGCTACACCATCATCCGCGCCCAGTTCGACAAGTGGTTCTCGGGCAAGGTGCAGGAAGCGGGCGCGCTGCTGGTGTGCGAGACCACCGTCACCAGCCTGCTGCGCGACGACAAGAACCGCGTGGTGGGCGTGCAGGTCGACCGCGAAGGCGGCACCATCTACGCCGACGTGGTGATCCTGGCCGACGGCGTCAATTCCCTGCTGGCCAAGAAAGCCGATTTCCACCCCGAACTGGAGCCGAAGAACGTCGCCCTGGCGGTGAAGGAAATCCACTTCATGCCGCAGGAAGTGCTGCAGGAGCGCTTCAACATCGGCGAGGAGGAAGGCGTGGTGATCGAACTGTTCGGCAAGATCACCAACGGCATGATGGGCACCGGCTTCCTCTACACCAACAAGGAATCCATCGCGATCGGGGTGGGCTGCATGCTGTCCGATTTCAAGGACCAGCAAACCACGCCCTACGCCCTGCTGGAGCAGCTCAAGGAGCATCCCTCCATCAAGCCGCTGCTGGCCGGCGGCGAGATGAAGGAATACACCGCCCACCTGATCCCGGAAGGCGGCTACAAGGCCATTCCCAAGATCTACGGCGACGGCTGGATGATCGTCGGCGACTCGGGCATGTTCGTCAACGCGGTGCACCGCGAAGGCTCCAACCTGGCCATGACCACCGGCCGCCTCGCGGCCGAAACGGTGATCGAGATGAAAACCGCGGGCAAGGACATGACCTCCGCCAACCTGGCCGAATACCGCAAGAAACTGGACGAGAGTTTCGTCATCAAGGACCTGAAGAAATACCAGGAAATGCCGGAAATCTTCCATCACAACCGCCAGTTCTTCACCACCTACCCCGAGCTGGTCAACCGCTCGGCCCACAACATGCTGCACGTGGACGGCGTGGACAAGAAAACCAAGGAACGGGAGATTTTCTCCAGCTTCAAGCAAAAGCGCTCCCTGTTCGGCCTGATGGGCGACGCTTACAAACTGTGGAGGGCTTTCAGATGA
- a CDS encoding helix-turn-helix domain-containing protein has protein sequence MKKRNLFAEITEGFDALAEERAGKRTLRTHEVQARPAPDVTAEELVSLRERLKLSRPVFAHYLRTNPRTLENWEQGRAKPNAQAALLIRMVERYPDTVERLAEV, from the coding sequence ATGAAAAAACGGAATCTGTTTGCGGAGATCACCGAGGGCTTCGATGCACTTGCCGAAGAACGCGCCGGCAAACGCACCTTGCGCACGCATGAGGTGCAAGCGCGGCCGGCGCCGGATGTTACAGCGGAAGAACTGGTTTCGCTGCGCGAGCGGCTGAAACTTTCCCGCCCGGTGTTTGCGCACTACCTGCGGACCAACCCGCGCACCCTGGAAAACTGGGAGCAGGGCCGGGCGAAACCGAATGCCCAGGCTGCACTCCTGATCCGTATGGTGGAACGCTATCCGGACACGGTTGAGCGGCTGGCCGAGGTGTAA
- a CDS encoding electron transfer flavoprotein subunit alpha/FixB family protein produces the protein MSEAPAKKGKKKFELDPRLASYKGVWVFVEHERGQVHPVSWELMGEGRKLADMLGVELAGVVMGAPGDETRQFCDEAFRHGADLCYLMQDDILKDYRNEPFTKGLTDMVNAYEPEILLLGATTQGRDLAGSVATTLKTGLTADCTGLTIDPDNRSLAATRPTFGGSLLCTIVTLNYRPQMATVRPRVMAMPERDGSRTGRIVEHALGMIEQSIITKVLEFIPDANQDKPQLAFADIIVAGGKGMKRPENFQLIWDLAKVLGAEVGASRPVVQAGWVDLERQVGQSGKTVRPKLYIAAGISGAIQHRVGMSDSDCIIAINNDPNAPIFDFATYGIVGNAMTILPALTESFRQALATARKAG, from the coding sequence ATGAGCGAAGCACCAGCCAAAAAAGGCAAAAAGAAATTCGAGCTCGACCCCCGGCTCGCCAGTTACAAGGGCGTGTGGGTGTTCGTCGAACACGAGCGCGGACAGGTCCACCCGGTCTCCTGGGAGCTGATGGGCGAAGGCCGCAAGCTCGCCGACATGCTGGGCGTGGAACTCGCCGGCGTGGTGATGGGCGCCCCCGGCGACGAGACGCGCCAGTTCTGCGACGAGGCGTTCCGCCACGGCGCCGACCTGTGCTACCTGATGCAGGACGACATCCTCAAGGATTACCGCAACGAGCCTTTCACCAAGGGCCTGACCGACATGGTCAACGCCTACGAGCCGGAAATCCTGCTGCTCGGCGCCACCACCCAGGGACGTGACCTGGCCGGCAGCGTGGCCACCACGCTCAAAACCGGCCTCACGGCGGACTGCACCGGCCTGACCATCGACCCCGACAACCGCAGCCTGGCCGCCACCCGCCCGACTTTCGGCGGCAGCCTGCTGTGCACCATCGTCACACTCAACTACCGCCCGCAGATGGCCACGGTGCGGCCGCGCGTCATGGCCATGCCGGAGCGCGACGGCAGCCGCACGGGGCGCATCGTCGAACATGCGCTGGGCATGATCGAACAGTCCATCATCACCAAGGTGCTGGAGTTCATCCCCGACGCCAACCAGGACAAGCCGCAGCTCGCCTTCGCCGACATCATCGTGGCGGGCGGCAAAGGCATGAAGCGGCCGGAGAATTTCCAGCTCATCTGGGACCTGGCCAAGGTGCTCGGCGCCGAAGTGGGCGCGTCGCGCCCGGTGGTGCAGGCCGGCTGGGTCGACCTGGAGCGCCAGGTAGGCCAGTCCGGCAAGACGGTGCGGCCCAAGCTCTACATCGCCGCCGGGATTTCCGGCGCGATCCAGCACCGCGTCGGCATGTCCGACTCGGACTGCATCATCGCCATCAACAACGACCCCAACGCGCCGATTTTCGACTTCGCCACCTACGGCATCGTCGGCAACGCCATGACCATCCTGCCCGCGCTCACCGAGTCGTTCCGGCAAGCGCTGGCGACGGCGCGCAAGGCGGGGTGA
- a CDS encoding Tex family protein produces the protein MIKSITQRIAEELGVRENQVSAAVQLLDDGSTVPFVSRYRKEATGGLDDTQLRNLEERLRYLRELEARRTAILGSIAEQGKLTPELEAALQGAETKMTLEDLYLPYKPKRRTKAQIAREAGLEPLALALLGNPKLDPEQSALAYISAELGVPDTKAALDGARYILMEKFAEDGELLGELREHLWREASLKSTLEEGKAEEGAKFSDYFAYRELIRNVPSHRALALLRGRNEGILHLALVAGDEDAPRNTPHPCESTIARRFGIADLQRAADRWLLEVVRFAWKVKLSTHLEAELVTRLREAAEAEAIKVFARNLHDLLLAAPAGPKAVIGLDPGLRTGVKVAVVDATGKLLDTATIYPHVPRNDWDRSIAVLAALAKKHGALLVSIGNGTASRETDKLAAELMQRHPELNLQKVVVSEAGASVYSASEFAANEFPELDVSLRGAVSIARRLQDPLAELVKIDPKAIGVGQYQHDVNQSELARGLGAVVEDCVNAVGVDVNTASEPLLERVSGLSSALARNIVEFRNSNGAFTSRAELKRVPRLGDKAFEQAAGFLRIAGGANPLDASGVHPEAYPLVQRILDASGRELRQVIGDSAFLKTLDARKFTDDKFGLPTVTDILRELDKPGRDPRPEFKTGVFQDGIESLKDLQPGMVLEGAVTNVTNFGAFVDIGVHQDGLVHISALADKFVKDPHSVVKAGDIVKVKVLEVDEKRRRIALTMRLSEQPAAPAARSEVRRDSKPPRRETPAQPQGAMAAALAKLRR, from the coding sequence ATGATCAAAAGCATCACCCAACGCATCGCCGAAGAATTGGGCGTGCGCGAAAACCAGGTCTCCGCCGCTGTCCAACTGCTCGACGACGGCTCCACCGTGCCGTTCGTCTCGCGCTACCGCAAGGAAGCCACCGGCGGCCTCGACGATACCCAGTTGCGTAACCTGGAAGAGCGCCTGCGCTACCTGCGCGAACTCGAAGCGCGGCGCACCGCCATCCTCGGCAGCATCGCCGAACAAGGCAAGCTCACACCGGAGCTGGAAGCCGCGCTGCAGGGCGCCGAAACCAAGATGACGCTGGAAGACCTCTATCTCCCCTACAAACCCAAGCGCCGCACCAAGGCCCAGATCGCGCGCGAAGCGGGGCTTGAGCCGCTGGCGCTGGCGCTGCTGGGGAACCCGAAGCTGGACCCGGAGCAGAGCGCGCTTGCCTATATCTCCGCCGAACTGGGCGTGCCGGACACCAAGGCCGCGCTGGACGGTGCGCGCTACATCCTGATGGAGAAGTTCGCCGAGGACGGCGAGCTGCTGGGCGAGCTGCGCGAACACCTGTGGCGCGAAGCCTCCCTCAAGTCCACGCTGGAGGAAGGCAAGGCCGAGGAGGGGGCGAAGTTCTCCGACTATTTCGCCTACCGCGAACTGATCCGCAACGTCCCTTCCCATCGGGCCCTGGCGCTGCTGCGCGGGCGCAACGAGGGGATATTGCACCTCGCCCTGGTGGCGGGCGACGAGGACGCGCCGCGCAACACGCCGCACCCGTGCGAAAGCACCATCGCCAGGCGCTTCGGCATCGCCGATCTGCAGCGCGCGGCGGACCGCTGGCTGCTGGAAGTGGTGCGCTTCGCCTGGAAGGTGAAGCTTTCCACCCACCTCGAAGCCGAGCTCGTCACGCGCCTGCGCGAAGCCGCCGAGGCCGAGGCCATCAAGGTGTTCGCGCGCAACCTGCACGACCTGCTGCTGGCCGCGCCGGCGGGGCCCAAGGCGGTGATCGGCCTCGATCCGGGGCTGCGTACCGGGGTGAAGGTGGCGGTGGTGGACGCGACCGGCAAGCTGCTCGATACCGCCACCATCTATCCCCATGTGCCGCGCAACGACTGGGACCGTTCCATCGCGGTGCTGGCGGCGCTGGCGAAAAAACACGGCGCTTTACTGGTGAGCATCGGCAACGGTACCGCCTCGCGCGAAACCGACAAGCTCGCGGCGGAGCTGATGCAGCGCCACCCGGAGCTGAACTTGCAGAAAGTGGTGGTGAGCGAAGCGGGAGCGTCGGTGTACTCGGCCTCGGAATTCGCCGCCAACGAATTCCCCGAGCTGGACGTCAGCCTGCGCGGCGCGGTCTCCATCGCCCGTCGCCTGCAGGACCCGCTGGCGGAGCTGGTGAAGATCGACCCCAAGGCAATTGGGGTTGGCCAGTACCAGCACGACGTCAACCAGTCCGAGCTGGCGCGCGGGCTGGGCGCGGTGGTGGAGGACTGCGTCAACGCCGTGGGCGTGGACGTCAACACCGCTTCCGAGCCTTTACTGGAAAGGGTGTCCGGCCTGTCGTCCGCGCTCGCGCGCAACATCGTCGAATTCCGCAACAGCAACGGCGCTTTCACCAGCCGCGCCGAGCTCAAGCGCGTGCCGCGCCTCGGCGACAAGGCCTTCGAGCAGGCGGCGGGCTTCCTGCGCATCGCCGGCGGTGCCAACCCGCTCGACGCCTCCGGCGTGCATCCCGAAGCCTACCCGCTGGTACAGCGCATCCTCGACGCCAGCGGGCGCGAGCTGCGGCAGGTCATCGGTGACAGCGCGTTCCTGAAAACCCTGGACGCGCGCAAGTTCACCGACGACAAATTCGGCCTGCCCACGGTGACGGACATCCTCAGGGAACTGGACAAGCCCGGCCGCGACCCGCGTCCCGAGTTCAAGACCGGCGTGTTCCAGGACGGGATCGAAAGCCTCAAGGACCTGCAGCCCGGCATGGTGCTGGAAGGGGCGGTGACCAACGTCACCAACTTCGGCGCCTTCGTCGACATCGGCGTGCACCAGGACGGCCTGGTGCACATCTCGGCGCTGGCCGACAAGTTCGTCAAGGACCCGCACAGCGTGGTCAAGGCGGGCGACATCGTCAAGGTGAAGGTGCTGGAGGTGGACGAAAAGCGCCGCCGCATCGCGCTCACCATGCGCCTGTCCGAGCAGCCCGCCGCCCCGGCAGCGCGCAGCGAGGTCCGGCGCGACAGCAAGCCGCCGCGCCGCGAAACGCCTGCGCAGCCGCAAGGCGCGATGGCGGCGGCTCTCGCCAAGTTGCGCAGATGA